One window of Dermacentor andersoni chromosome 7, qqDerAnde1_hic_scaffold, whole genome shotgun sequence genomic DNA carries:
- the LOC126534166 gene encoding uncharacterized protein — MREATVLAVAAYLVTSCAATLYGAETACDFSDLNLDNEVARVLARLPEIQVSGPQQLQPYFPGLEVAAFTMKGLNKLRLYGRLFPYCVNGSRMLQADFVNDGDIVLSLPWKACSGHEGRFSVRAKFSRFTAQFRILKPSEEGVKLELMGRIVPVTTVGLRAMVEGAGTKVRAASEILSAVFPSVVNELWYWEFSLEFDRAMRRALERVIF; from the exons ATGAGGGAAGCGACAGTTCTGGCTGTAGCCGCCTATTTGGTTACGTCTTGTGCTGCAACGCTCTACGGGGCCG AAACTGCCTGTGATTTCTCGGACCTAAATCTGGACAACGAAGTAGCCCGGGTACTCGCCAGACTACCTGAAATTCAGGTGTCCGGTCCACAGCAGCTGCAACCGTACTTTCCTGGACTTGAAGTCGCTGCATTCACCATGAAGGGCCTCAACAAACTCCGTCTGTATGGGCGCCTGTTTCCGTACTGCGTCAACGGAAGCCGCATGCTACAAGCAGACTTCGTCAATGATGGCGACATCGTTTTGTCGTTGCCATGGAAGGCTTGCTCAGGGCACGAAGGACGCTTCAGCGTTCGCGCCAAGTTCTCCCGGTTCACCGCGCAGTTCCGGATCCTCAAGCCCTCTGAGGAAGGCGTCAAGCTGGAACTGATGGGTCGCATTGTTCCTGTCACAACTGTAGGCCTCCGCGCGATGGTCGAAGGCGCCGGTACCAAGGTGCGCGCCGCGTCTGAAATCCTGAGCGCTGTCTTCCCTAGCGTAGTCAATGAATTGTGGTACTGGGAGTTTTCTCTTGAATTTGATAGGGCCATGCGTAGAGCTCTCGAGCGAGTGATTTTCTAG